One window of the Tachypleus tridentatus isolate NWPU-2018 chromosome 10, ASM421037v1, whole genome shotgun sequence genome contains the following:
- the LOC143229928 gene encoding microtubule-associated serine/threonine-protein kinase 2-like isoform X1 translates to MQPIKNPVQQTNVFVIFRENHKPTLEETVVTLHRGKNGFGLALQQRREDAKGDVDHYDYIVVSVTKGSSAAKAGLKEGLVVTHINGRSLHGKSEFQVFAMINSSEADMEVSILAPCELTNLSQSSEQQKAINHGLKSRLVKLFAPVMQKRDAGLFSTSAKGYEAI, encoded by the exons ATGCAACCAATAAAGAACCCAGTTCAACAGACAAATGTGTTTGTAATATTCAGAG AAAATCACAAACCGACACTAGAAGAAACCGTAGTGACCCTACACAGAGGTAAGAATGGATTTGGTTTGGCCTTACAGCAGAGAAGAGAGGATGCAAAAGGAGACGTTGACCACTATGATTACATTGTTGTG AGTGTCACAAAGGGCAGCTCAGCAGCTAAAGCTGGATTAAAGGAAGGCCTGGTGGTTACTCACATCAATGGAAGGTCTCTTCATGGGAAAAGTGAGTTTCAAGTGTTTGCCATGATCAACTCCAGTGAAGCAGACATGGAAGTGTCTATTTTAGCTCCTTGTGAACTTACCAATCTTTCTCAAAGCAGTGAGCAGCAGAAGGCCATCAATCATGGACTGAAAAGTAGACTTGTTAAACTCTTTGCACCTGTGATGCAGAAGAGAGATGCTGGACTGTTTTCAACTTCTGCAAAAGGATATGAAGCTATTTAA
- the LOC143229928 gene encoding microtubule-associated serine/threonine-protein kinase 2-like isoform X2, which produces MENHKPTLEETVVTLHRGKNGFGLALQQRREDAKGDVDHYDYIVVSVTKGSSAAKAGLKEGLVVTHINGRSLHGKSEFQVFAMINSSEADMEVSILAPCELTNLSQSSEQQKAINHGLKSRLVKLFAPVMQKRDAGLFSTSAKGYEAI; this is translated from the exons ATGG AAAATCACAAACCGACACTAGAAGAAACCGTAGTGACCCTACACAGAGGTAAGAATGGATTTGGTTTGGCCTTACAGCAGAGAAGAGAGGATGCAAAAGGAGACGTTGACCACTATGATTACATTGTTGTG AGTGTCACAAAGGGCAGCTCAGCAGCTAAAGCTGGATTAAAGGAAGGCCTGGTGGTTACTCACATCAATGGAAGGTCTCTTCATGGGAAAAGTGAGTTTCAAGTGTTTGCCATGATCAACTCCAGTGAAGCAGACATGGAAGTGTCTATTTTAGCTCCTTGTGAACTTACCAATCTTTCTCAAAGCAGTGAGCAGCAGAAGGCCATCAATCATGGACTGAAAAGTAGACTTGTTAAACTCTTTGCACCTGTGATGCAGAAGAGAGATGCTGGACTGTTTTCAACTTCTGCAAAAGGATATGAAGCTATTTAA